In the Candidatus Omnitrophota bacterium genome, one interval contains:
- the ruvC gene encoding crossover junction endodeoxyribonuclease RuvC produces the protein MRILGIDPGLGTTGYGIIDGNSFKVIEAGTIRTRTGSPVQERIKKIFDEISGIIEEHRPGVLVLEKIYSHYKHPATSILMAHARAMACLVCGKFNIELVNYPSTRIKKVITGNGHASKVQVQRMVRDLLKLKKTPEPVDVSDALAMAITYCFVERSPLELR, from the coding sequence ATGCGGATACTCGGAATAGACCCGGGTTTAGGAACAACAGGATACGGCATCATAGACGGCAATAGCTTTAAAGTGATCGAGGCCGGGACCATACGGACCAGGACCGGCTCTCCGGTCCAGGAGCGCATTAAAAAGATATTCGACGAGATATCTGGTATCATCGAAGAGCATCGGCCGGGCGTTCTGGTGCTGGAGAAGATATATTCGCATTACAAGCATCCTGCCACGTCGATACTGATGGCCCACGCGCGCGCGATGGCGTGCCTTGTCTGCGGTAAGTTTAATATCGAACTTGTTAATTATCCCTCCACGAGGATCAAGAAAGTAATAACAGGCAACGGCCACGCTTCCAAGGTCCAGGTTCAACGGATGGTCCGGGATCTGTTGAAATTAAAAAAGACGCCTGAGCCGGTAGATGTGAGCGATGCGCTTGCGATGGCGATAACTTACTGCTTCGTAGAGAGGAGTCCGCTGGAACTGCGCTAA
- a CDS encoding PilZ domain-containing protein: MNTNPENKREFVRYSYNKPVNFKILLSPRHSKSALKLVSGISKNLSVSGLLFKSDHLPDISSILELDLDYRTTGICHEIEENAMTVDNKLIGKVVRIEEDEDGKYNIGVAFIRKTDSLPPDIENILK; encoded by the coding sequence ATGAATACAAACCCTGAAAACAAAAGAGAGTTCGTGCGATATAGTTATAATAAGCCCGTAAATTTTAAAATATTACTTTCTCCCAGGCACAGCAAATCCGCGTTAAAACTGGTCAGCGGCATCTCAAAAAACCTAAGCGTCTCCGGATTGCTCTTCAAGAGCGATCATCTTCCGGACATCTCCAGCATACTTGAGCTCGATCTGGATTATCGCACTACGGGCATCTGTCATGAAATAGAAGAAAATGCGATGACGGTCGACAATAAGCTGATAGGCAAGGTGGTAAGGATCGAGGAGGATGAGGACGGTAAATATAATATCGGCGTGGCCTTCATAAGAAAAACCGATTCACTGCCGCCTGATATAGAGAATATACTTAAATAG
- a CDS encoding TRASH domain-containing protein — MKRLLVIAVTGIFMMSLVCGCAYAQAKEDKSPVNVGNTVCPVLGTKITPGTTPTVEYNGKIYNVCCPMCIGEFKNNPEKYVAIVEKQMKEQGK; from the coding sequence GTGAAGAGACTATTGGTTATAGCTGTGACGGGAATATTTATGATGAGTCTGGTGTGCGGATGTGCGTATGCCCAGGCTAAAGAAGACAAATCGCCCGTAAACGTTGGAAATACCGTATGTCCGGTGCTCGGGACAAAGATAACGCCGGGCACTACACCGACAGTCGAATATAATGGAAAGATCTATAATGTCTGCTGCCCGATGTGCATAGGGGAATTTAAGAATAATCCGGAAAAGTATGTCGCCATCGTTGAGAAACAGATGAAGGAACAGGGCAAATAG
- a CDS encoding response regulator codes for MKKILIIDDEEEFVSFMKTNIELRYDYEVIAALDGETGLRAAESIGPDLVLLDINMPGMNGFEVLKKLRENGKTKAIPVIMVTARTDDETMMEALKLHDDGYVVKPVKIEELEKKMEEALGEE; via the coding sequence ATGAAGAAGATATTGATAATCGATGATGAAGAAGAGTTTGTCTCATTTATGAAGACGAACATCGAACTAAGGTACGACTACGAGGTTATCGCGGCCTTGGACGGCGAGACAGGGCTCAGGGCCGCGGAGAGCATCGGGCCGGACCTCGTGCTTCTGGATATAAATATGCCGGGGATGAACGGCTTTGAAGTGCTGAAGAAGCTCAGGGAGAACGGAAAGACAAAGGCTATTCCGGTTATTATGGTTACCGCGAGGACCGATGATGAGACTATGATGGAGGCGCTTAAACTGCATGACGACGGTTATGTGGTAAAGCCAGTAAAGATAGAAGAATTGGAGAAAAAGATGGAAGAAGCGCTGGGGGAGGAATGA
- a CDS encoding helix-hairpin-helix domain-containing protein has product MIAYISGKIRKKKQLSVIIDVGGGISYEVMMPSAVMKGLDKARAEDGAVTLITYHYYQMDPSKAIPVLVGFLSEIEKEFFEHFITVSGVGPKAACRALIQPFSVIAGAIDRGDVAMLKTMPGIGEQRAREIIAKLQGKIGKFGLIQDGGDEAVSMAKEDIKEEAVSLLVQLLYKRNEARGMVEAAIKRNPKASNCEEILNEVYKGSKVRLNSR; this is encoded by the coding sequence ATGATAGCCTATATTTCGGGAAAGATACGCAAGAAGAAACAGCTGAGCGTCATCATAGACGTGGGGGGAGGCATATCCTATGAAGTGATGATGCCGTCCGCCGTTATGAAAGGGCTCGATAAGGCCAGGGCCGAAGACGGAGCGGTAACACTGATCACCTACCATTATTACCAGATGGACCCTTCCAAAGCAATACCGGTGCTTGTCGGATTTTTAAGCGAGATCGAAAAAGAGTTCTTCGAACATTTCATAACAGTTTCCGGGGTCGGGCCAAAGGCAGCCTGCAGGGCGCTGATCCAGCCGTTTTCGGTCATCGCGGGGGCGATCGATAGAGGCGACGTGGCTATGCTTAAGACTATGCCGGGAATAGGCGAACAGAGGGCCCGCGAGATCATCGCGAAACTTCAGGGCAAGATTGGAAAATTCGGGCTTATTCAGGATGGAGGCGATGAGGCGGTGTCTATGGCCAAAGAGGATATAAAAGAAGAGGCGGTCAGTCTTTTGGTGCAGTTGCTATATAAGAGAAATGAGGCGCGCGGTATGGTCGAAGCCGCTATTAAACGTAATCCGAAAGCGTCAAACTGCGAAGAGATATTAAATGAAGTCTATAAGGGATCTAAAGTGAGGTTGAATTCCAGATGA
- a CDS encoding YebC/PmpR family DNA-binding transcriptional regulator: MSGHSKWATIKHKKAATDAKRGSLFTKLIKEITIAARSGGKPETNPRLRVAIERAKEASMPADNIDRAVKKGTGELEGVSYEDITLEGYGPGGVAIYIEGVSDNRNRTTSEIRTIFSKRGSNMAGAGSVGWMFEKKGYFVINKNTIDEDKLMSIALDAGAEDLVTEGESYEVKTAPADFFKVKKALEDNKIATEDAEITLIPKSTVKVEGDDAKKVLELVDALEEHEDVQHVYANFDIPDDLIKE, from the coding sequence ATGAGCGGACATTCAAAATGGGCTACTATTAAACACAAGAAGGCGGCGACGGACGCGAAGCGCGGCTCGCTCTTCACAAAGCTTATCAAGGAAATAACCATAGCGGCCAGGTCGGGCGGTAAGCCGGAAACCAATCCAAGACTCAGGGTGGCCATAGAGCGCGCCAAGGAAGCAAGCATGCCGGCCGACAATATAGACCGCGCGGTAAAAAAGGGCACGGGCGAGCTCGAAGGCGTAAGCTATGAAGATATAACGCTGGAGGGCTACGGTCCGGGCGGCGTGGCGATCTATATCGAGGGTGTCAGCGATAATAGGAACCGCACCACCAGCGAGATCAGGACCATATTCTCCAAGAGAGGCAGCAATATGGCCGGCGCCGGTTCCGTAGGCTGGATGTTCGAGAAGAAGGGGTATTTCGTTATCAATAAAAATACTATCGATGAAGACAAACTTATGAGCATAGCGCTGGATGCCGGCGCGGAGGATCTGGTGACGGAGGGTGAAAGTTATGAGGTGAAGACCGCTCCGGCCGATTTCTTTAAGGTGAAGAAAGCTCTCGAGGATAATAAGATCGCCACCGAGGATGCGGAGATAACGCTTATTCCCAAGTCTACGGTGAAAGTAGAAGGAGATGACGCTAAGAAAGTGCTGGAGCTCGTGGACGCGCTGGAAGAACACGAGGACGTCCAGCACGTTTATGCCAATTTTGATATACCGGATGATCTGATAAAGGAATAA
- a CDS encoding SemiSWEET transporter, with the protein MDKLNLIATIAGICTTASFLPQVVKVYHTRHTKDLSLPMYVIFSCGVFLWVYYGVMIQSWPIMIANGTTFILSVYILAMKIRYK; encoded by the coding sequence ATGGACAAGTTAAATTTAATAGCCACTATAGCCGGGATCTGCACGACCGCGTCTTTTTTACCGCAGGTCGTTAAAGTATATCATACCAGGCATACCAAGGACCTTTCGCTGCCGATGTACGTTATTTTTTCCTGCGGCGTTTTCTTATGGGTATACTACGGAGTCATGATACAGAGCTGGCCGATAATGATCGCTAACGGGACAACGTTTATCTTGTCGGTCTATATTCTGGCGATGAAGATCAGGTACAAATAA
- a CDS encoding DUF4405 domain-containing protein has translation MDKAGLLKVVNPLLFISLVIQALTGVIAALHLFISNPKLFEAIMELHKHNGFVFVALAGTHLYLNWNWVKVQFFKR, from the coding sequence ATGGATAAAGCAGGCCTGCTTAAAGTTGTAAATCCGCTCTTGTTCATTTCGCTTGTTATTCAGGCGCTTACCGGGGTGATCGCGGCGCTGCATCTGTTTATTTCGAATCCGAAGCTCTTTGAGGCTATTATGGAGCTTCATAAACACAACGGTTTTGTATTTGTCGCCCTTGCCGGGACGCATCTCTACCTGAACTGGAACTGGGTGAAAGTACAGTTTTTTAAAAGATAG
- the fusA gene encoding elongation factor G: MAIFEAKDIRNIVLLGHSGCGKTSLAEALLLNSGAIPRMGSIAEKNTVSDYNEDEKEHKCSISSSLISLNSRDKKINIIDTPGYTDFIGEMIGGLRAADASIIVVNAAGGVEIGTEKAQRMSCEKGVPSMFFINKLDQEHADFTKCIDGITRKFRKSCVLVAYPIGEKSSFKGVVNLVTRKGLDALSDHDKVAAKAAIDTLSEAVAETDDALLEKYLDKGELSVDELTSALRKAVDNGTIHPIMCGSSTANIGVKELLDFIVDFLPSPAEMPQVEATRPGTDGAERFAVKLDPNGPFSGFVFKTLSDPFLGQLSIFKVFSGKLQSNGGFYNVNRSTKERIGQIFTLRGKQQIPMETVQAGDIACVSKLKDTRTGDSICDDKNQVKFEDINFPEPAIAFSLKPKTRSDEDKIGNALHKLTAEDPTFKVSRDEQTKEVIANGMGDLHIGMMINRMRMRYGVNVDLGTPKVAYKETITGKGDAQYRHKKQSGGAGQFAEVWMRIEPLERGRGFEFVDEVVGGAIPRPFVVSCEKGIKTALQSGSLAGFPVVDVRAIVYDGKTHPVDSKDIAFQTAAKFAFRESLQKARPVILEPIMDVDIIVPDTLVGDIAGSLNSRRGRVMGMEPGEDVQTIKAKMPLGEMYKYVNELKSITGGRGTYTMTFSHYDVVPSNVAQVIIEKAKLTKKEEVEE, translated from the coding sequence ATGGCGATATTCGAAGCAAAAGATATAAGAAATATTGTATTATTGGGTCATTCCGGATGCGGGAAGACGTCATTGGCGGAGGCGCTTCTGTTAAATTCCGGTGCCATACCGAGGATGGGATCTATAGCGGAAAAGAACACAGTTTCGGATTACAACGAAGATGAGAAAGAGCATAAGTGCTCGATAAGCTCATCGTTGATATCGCTCAATTCGCGCGATAAAAAGATCAATATAATAGATACCCCCGGCTATACGGACTTCATAGGCGAGATGATAGGTGGCCTGAGGGCGGCCGATGCCAGCATCATCGTAGTCAACGCGGCCGGAGGCGTGGAGATAGGCACGGAGAAGGCGCAGAGGATGTCATGTGAAAAGGGCGTGCCATCCATGTTCTTTATCAATAAGCTGGACCAGGAGCATGCCGATTTTACCAAGTGCATTGACGGCATAACCAGAAAATTCAGAAAGAGCTGCGTCCTCGTAGCGTATCCCATCGGCGAGAAGTCATCGTTTAAAGGCGTGGTAAACCTGGTCACCCGTAAAGGCCTGGACGCCCTATCGGATCATGATAAGGTCGCCGCAAAGGCCGCGATCGATACGCTCTCGGAGGCGGTTGCCGAGACCGATGATGCGCTCCTGGAGAAGTATCTCGATAAAGGCGAATTATCGGTAGATGAACTTACGAGTGCCCTGAGAAAGGCTGTCGATAATGGAACCATCCATCCGATAATGTGCGGTTCGTCGACAGCGAACATAGGCGTAAAAGAGCTTCTGGATTTTATCGTAGATTTTTTACCGTCTCCCGCAGAAATGCCGCAGGTCGAAGCGACCAGGCCCGGCACGGACGGCGCAGAGAGATTTGCCGTGAAATTGGACCCGAACGGGCCGTTTTCGGGATTTGTCTTCAAGACGCTGTCCGACCCGTTTCTTGGACAGCTGTCTATATTTAAAGTGTTTTCGGGTAAATTGCAATCAAACGGCGGATTCTACAATGTGAACAGGTCGACTAAAGAGAGGATAGGCCAGATATTCACTCTACGCGGTAAGCAACAGATACCGATGGAGACGGTTCAGGCGGGCGACATCGCATGCGTCTCAAAATTAAAGGATACGCGCACGGGTGACAGCATATGCGACGATAAGAATCAGGTGAAATTCGAGGATATAAATTTTCCGGAGCCCGCGATAGCTTTTTCGCTTAAACCTAAGACGCGCTCCGATGAAGACAAAATAGGCAATGCGCTTCACAAACTGACCGCGGAAGATCCGACATTCAAGGTGTCGCGCGATGAGCAGACTAAAGAGGTTATCGCTAACGGGATGGGCGATCTCCATATCGGCATGATGATAAACAGGATGCGGATGCGTTACGGCGTCAATGTGGATCTGGGCACGCCGAAGGTCGCTTACAAAGAGACCATCACCGGTAAAGGCGACGCGCAGTACCGCCATAAGAAGCAGTCGGGCGGAGCCGGACAGTTTGCCGAAGTCTGGATGAGGATAGAGCCGCTCGAGAGGGGGAGAGGTTTCGAGTTTGTCGATGAAGTGGTAGGCGGCGCCATACCGAGACCGTTCGTAGTGAGCTGCGAAAAGGGCATCAAGACCGCCCTGCAGTCCGGATCTCTGGCCGGTTTCCCGGTGGTGGACGTCAGGGCCATAGTTTATGACGGCAAGACGCATCCCGTGGACTCGAAGGACATAGCGTTCCAGACGGCCGCCAAGTTTGCTTTCAGGGAGTCTTTACAAAAGGCAAGGCCCGTGATCCTGGAGCCGATAATGGATGTCGATATCATTGTGCCGGATACGCTTGTGGGGGATATCGCGGGAAGCCTGAATTCCCGCCGCGGCAGGGTGATGGGGATGGAGCCGGGCGAGGATGTTCAGACTATAAAGGCGAAGATGCCGTTAGGGGAGATGTACAAGTATGTTAATGAGCTGAAGTCGATCACGGGCGGCCGTGGGACATATACTATGACTTTTTCGCACTATGATGTAGTGCCGTCTAATGTGGCACAGGTGATCATTGAAAAAGCAAAGCTGACCAAGAAAGAGGAAGTGGAGGAGTAA
- the ruvB gene encoding Holliday junction branch migration DNA helicase RuvB — protein sequence MASESEEDVILNISLRPSKLKDFIGQGTVVENLKISLEAAKKRGEPMEHTLLSGPPGLGKTSLANIMAHEMGTRITTTSGPAIGRPGDLVGILTNLEAGDILFIDEIHRLSSTVEEYIYPAMENFEIDVIMDKGPYAKTYKFNLKPFTLIGATTRAGLLTAPMRSRFGILYHLEFYDVEDLVKIISRSAKILNIPIAKPAAEELARRARGTPRVANRLLRRVRDWVQVKKDGNITGDAVEEALKVHGIDGMGLDSVDRKVISVMHESFDGGPVGIESIAATMNEEPDTIVDIVEPFLLKIGFLKRTPRGRELTKQAYAHMGFKNKSGPDKELF from the coding sequence ATGGCGAGCGAGTCCGAAGAAGACGTTATACTCAATATATCTCTGCGCCCCTCTAAGCTTAAGGATTTTATCGGCCAGGGCACAGTGGTAGAAAATCTTAAGATATCTCTCGAGGCCGCGAAGAAGCGCGGCGAGCCCATGGAGCACACTCTCCTTTCGGGCCCTCCCGGGCTCGGCAAGACGTCGCTTGCCAATATCATGGCTCACGAGATGGGGACCCGTATCACTACGACAAGCGGTCCCGCCATAGGAAGGCCCGGAGATCTTGTGGGCATTCTCACCAATCTCGAAGCCGGGGATATACTGTTCATCGATGAGATACACCGTCTCTCAAGCACCGTAGAGGAATATATCTATCCGGCGATGGAGAATTTCGAAATAGACGTAATAATGGACAAGGGGCCGTATGCGAAGACTTACAAATTCAACCTGAAACCGTTTACACTGATCGGCGCGACTACGCGCGCGGGGCTGTTAACGGCTCCTATGAGATCGCGTTTTGGAATATTATATCACCTGGAATTTTATGACGTCGAGGATCTTGTGAAGATAATAAGCCGTTCGGCGAAGATCCTGAACATCCCTATCGCGAAACCCGCGGCGGAGGAGCTCGCCAGGCGCGCGAGAGGCACTCCCAGGGTGGCCAATAGGCTGCTGCGTCGTGTGCGCGACTGGGTACAGGTGAAGAAGGACGGAAATATTACCGGGGACGCGGTAGAGGAAGCGCTCAAGGTGCACGGGATAGACGGGATGGGGCTTGACAGCGTTGACAGAAAGGTCATAAGCGTTATGCACGAATCGTTTGACGGCGGACCCGTGGGCATAGAGTCGATCGCCGCCACGATGAATGAAGAACCTGATACGATAGTCGATATAGTGGAGCCGTTCCTTCTGAAGATAGGATTTCTGAAGAGGACGCCGCGCGGAAGGGAGCTCACAAAACAGGCATACGCGCATATGGGGTTTAAAAATAAATCCGGGCCCGACAAGGAATTGTTCTGA
- a CDS encoding epoxyqueuosine reductase QueH, whose translation MNILLHICCAPCSIYPIAQLKAKYHRIAGYFYNPNVHPYSEYLKRKTEVDKYSKEAGLNTIIGDYDLEKYFEYIIYNEAFKKRCPVCWWIRLEMAAKFAKENGFEAFTTTLLGSPYQDHEVIKRIGDEVAEKAGLKFYYEDFRPGFKKSLENAKAKGIYCQNYCGCIFSEKERLERKETAKGKGKKR comes from the coding sequence ATGAACATATTACTGCATATTTGCTGCGCTCCATGTTCCATATATCCGATCGCACAGCTTAAGGCAAAGTATCACCGGATCGCAGGATACTTTTACAATCCCAATGTCCATCCTTATTCGGAATACCTTAAAAGAAAAACTGAGGTCGATAAATATTCGAAAGAGGCCGGCCTGAATACCATTATCGGCGATTACGATCTCGAAAAATACTTCGAATATATAATTTATAACGAGGCATTTAAAAAGAGGTGTCCCGTCTGCTGGTGGATAAGGCTTGAGATGGCCGCTAAATTCGCGAAAGAGAACGGGTTCGAGGCCTTCACTACGACCCTTCTGGGCAGTCCTTATCAGGATCACGAGGTTATAAAGAGGATCGGTGATGAGGTGGCTGAAAAGGCCGGGCTCAAATTCTATTACGAAGATTTCAGGCCCGGCTTTAAAAAGTCGCTGGAAAACGCAAAGGCAAAAGGCATATATTGCCAGAACTATTGCGGCTGCATATTTTCTGAGAAGGAACGCTTAGAGAGGAAAGAAACGGCTAAAGGCAAGGGAAAGAAGAGATGA